Genomic segment of Paenalkalicoccus suaedae:
AAGCGCCTTCGGATCAATAACCATACCGTTCCCGATCACACACGTTTTATCCGAATAAAAGATTCCTGATGGAATTAAGTGTAGCTTATACTTCGTATCGTTAAACACGATCGTGTGACCTGCGTTATTTCCTCCTTGATAACGTGCAATCATCTCTGCGTTTTCCGACAAATAATCCGTAATTTTACCTTTACCTTCATCGCCCCACTGGGTTCCTACTACTACAACTGATGGCATTGCCAAACACCTCCGCAATTTTCCGTACTTCCTTTTTAACCATGGTAAGTTTACCAGTTTTCGTGCAGATAGTCAATAAAATACCGAACGTTATCTGCGAATAATATATTAATGTTCGTTATTACCTTTTTGATAGAAACCTTTTTAGGGATGCTTCTAGGGGGTGGCTTTAGGTAACCGCACTAGCCCTTGCATGCTGACACTTTAGCAATTAATTTGGTTTCTATCATGATATCTGTCCTCTCTAAAAAGATAGTCCACACCAAACGCACTTTAGCAACCTAATTCATTCCCATTTTTGCACAATATGCTCGCGTTTTGGCACAACCTCGCCTAATTTTTGCACCATCCTCCTCCAATTTAGCACCACCCCCTCTAAATTCAGCACAGCTACCCAAACTATCAAATCTCCTACCTACATCTAAATCTTCCTCCAACAAAAAAAGCCCCTCACAAGGAGAGACTCTACGCGCCTGGAGGGATATCTCCCTCGTCAAAACGACGCTCTAAGTTAACGAATTTATTGTACTCCTTTACGAAGGCAAGCTCGACGGTGCCAACTGGACCGTTACGTTGCTTGGCAATGATGATCTCGATAATATCCTTTTTCTCGGATTCGCGATCATAGTAATCATCTCGGTATAAGAAGGCGACGATATCGGCATCCTGCTCAATCGATCCAGATTCACGAATGTCGGACATCATTGGACGTTTGTCCTGACGTGACTCTACCCCACGCGAAAGCTGTGACAAGGCAATTACAGGTACCTCAAGCTCACGGGCAAGACCTTTTAATTCACGGGAGATCTCTGACACCTCCTGCTGACGACCCTCACTACTGCGAGCGTCACCTTGAATGAGCTGTAAGTAGTCAATCATGATCATTCCTAGACCGCGTTCCTGCCTTAGCTTACGGCATTTGGCACGGATCTCCTTCACTTTAATACCTGGCGTATCATCAATGTAGATACCAGCCTTCGATAAGCTGCCCATCGCCATTGTAAGACGCTGCCAGTCCTCGTCCTCAAGCTGACCAGTACGGAGGCGCTGCGCATTAATATTACCCTCGGCACAAAGCATACGCATGACAAGCTGATCGGCACCCATCTCTAAACTAAAGATGGCGACGTTCTCATCGGTTTTGGTCGCAACGTTTTGCGAAATGTTAAGTGCAAAGGCCGTCTTACCTACCGATGGACGGGCCGCTACGATAATTAAATCGTTCTTTTGGAAGCCAGCCGTCATGCGATCAAGCTCGGAGAATCCGGTTGGTACGCCAGTTACTTCTCCAGCTGTGTGCTGTAAAAGCTCAATTTTATCAAATGCCTCAATGAGGACCTCTTTAATATCAACAAATTCTCCAGACGATTTCCGTTGCGAAACCTCGAGGATTGCTTTCTCCGCATCGCCTAAAATCGCTTCTACATCATCTTCGCCCGCATAGCCTTCTGTTGTAATGTTTGTTGCTACACGAATGAGGCGGCGTAGTAACGACTTCTCTTCAACAATTTGCGTATAGTACAGGACGTTTGCAGCTGTCGGTACTGCGTTTGCTAAATCTGTTAAGTACGGAATGCCGCCAACTTCGTCTAGCCACTGTTTTTGATTCAAATCATCGGTGATTGTTACGAGATCGACAGGCTCCCCCTTAGCAGCTAGCTCGAGCATCACACTAAAAATACGCTGATGTGCAACACGATAAAAATCTTCCGGCACTAAACGCTCGGAGGCGGTGATAAGAGCTTCACCTTCTAAAAAAATCGCTCCTAGCACCGCCTGCTCTGCTTCTATATTTTGAGGAGGCGTCCGATCTGTAAATTCTTCGCTCATAGTCGGTTCCCTCTCTTCCTCACCTTATGCTTCTTTTACGTGAACCTTTAGTGTCGCCGTTACCTTCGGGTGGATTTTCACGTCCACATTCGAGTATCCTAGCGCACGAATCGGTTCATTTAAATCGATCTTACGCTTATCGATCTTTAAATCCATTTTCTTAAGCTGCTCAGCAATTTGCTTACTTGTGACAGCACCAAAGAGTCGACCGCCTTCACCAGCTTTCGCCGTTAGCTCAATCGTTAGCTTCTCAAGCTCTTCCTTATATTTCTTTGCGCCCTCAAGCTCTTGTTCCGCCTGTTTCTCCTGGCTTTCTTTCTTCTTCTCAAGAGATTTCATATTCCCTGCGTTTGCTTCAACTGCTAGGTTATTTTTGAAAAGAAAGTTGCGTGCATATCCATCCGGTACGTTTTTAACGTCTCCCTTTTTACCTTGGCCTTTAACATCTTGAAGTAAAATTACTTGCATGGTGTTATTCCACTCCCTTAAAGTATTCATCTATTTTTTCTTTGAGCAGTTCTTCTGCTTCTTCTTCTGTCATCTTATCAAGCTGTGTTGCTGCGTTGGTCAAGTGACCTCCGCCGCCCATTTTTTCCATAATGAGCTGAACGTTGACCTCACCGAGTGAGCGAGCGCTTATACTTAGTCTTCCATCTGCAATTTTAGAAATAACGAAGGAAGCCACAACATCATTCATCGTGAGTAACGTATCAGCTGCTTGTGCAATTAAAACCTGCCCATACGTTTCGCCTGCATAACCACGGGCGATAGCGACGCCGCCAGAATAAACATGAGCCTGTTCAATCAGCTTTGATCTCTTCACGTAATGATCGAGATCCTCTTTAAGTAGCTTTTGGACAAGTGTTGTATCTGCTCCGCGACTACGCAAATAGGAGGCAGCATCAAATGTCCGAGATCCCGTGCGAATGGCAAAGCTCTTCGTATCGACGATAATGCCGGCAAGCAAAGCCGTTGATTCAAGCACGTCTAGTGCCGGTTGATTTGGCTGGTACTCTAAAAGCTCTGTTACAAGCTCTGCTGTAGAGGAAGCATAAGGCTCCATATAGACGAGTACCGCATCATCAATAAACTCTTCGCCACGTCGATGGTGATCAATAACAATCGTACGATCTACTTTATCCACTAGCTTCGAATCTAAAACAAGTGACGGTCTGTGTGTGTCTACTACGACCATAAGCGTGTCATCCGTAAGCTCTTCACGTGCTTCTTCAGGGCTTATAAACTGCGACCAAAGATCATCATGCTCTTGGATCTCCTTAAGGAGCTTGTGGACGCTCTGATTAACATCGTCGGAGTCTAACACGATATAGCTGTCTTTACCATTTGCGGCAGCAATCTTAAGCATACCAATGGCGGCTCCTATAGAGTCCATGTCCGGGTTTTTATGCCCCATAACAAACACTTTATCACTCTCTAAAATGAAGTCACGAATCGCATGAGAGATCACTCGTGCTCGCACTCGCGTTCGTTTTTCCATCGCATTCGATTTTCCACCATAAAAGCGAACTTTCCCGCTCTTCTCTTTAATGGCAACCTGGTCTCCACCACGTCCTAAAGCTAAGTCTAAGCTCGATTGAGCCAGTGCTCCAAGCTCTCTCAGCGACGTTTCGCCACTCCCGATTCCAATACTTAGCGTTAACGCAACCTTCTCAGCTGCGGTATTCTCTCTCACTTCATCTAAGAGTGTGAAGCGGCTTGATTCAAGTGACGCTAAAGCATCCTCATTAAATACCGCTAAAAACTTATCAGAGGATGTACGACGAATTAAAATATCGTGCTCTCTTGACCACTGATTCAGCGCATCTGTTACATGTGAGAGTAATTTACTGCGAACCTGATCATCCATTCCCTGTGTCACTTCATCATAGTTATCCAAATAGATAACACCGATTACCGTTTTATCACGCTCAAATAGATCCTTAAATTCCTGCTCCTCCGTTACGTTTAAGAAATACAGCAAACGCTCGTTAGGCTCATGAATGACTCGATAGTTCTCGTCACGCACGTGCAGGAGAAAGCTACGTTTTTCTTCGTTAACGTGATCAATGAGCTCCTCCGATAAAATGTCCATCGAAGTCCCGATTAAATCACTTTCCGTCATCTTCTGAATATATGGATTGGTCCATTGAATCAGCAGATCCTCATTATAGAGGAGCATACCGATTGGCAGTTTAGTCACAGCCTCTTCGCCCGCTTTGTTCACCCTATAGGTGAGCGTCGATAGATAGGCAGATAATTCTCGCTCGAACTGAACTCGTGCGCGCACGGTAAAAAAAAGCATCGCAACAAGTGCTACAAACCCCGCTAAACCTAGCCGCCAGTCAAAAGACATGAGACCGCCTGTTACGAGAAATGCGATAGCGAACAAGATAACGACGTGGTAGCCATGCCATCGTTTCATCAGGAATTTTGGCATTTTATACAACTCCTAGTTTTGCGAGTTCAATCGCTTTCTTAAGTCGAAACCTAAGTCAATTATACCTAAGATTCTTATAATAGGAAGGAAAATTGGTAAAAGAAGCGCAAACACTGTAATCAAAATTGGAATGATTTTATTCAGCTTTTTCATATGGAAAAAGAAGAATAGAAACGTCACACCTTGAATGAACATCGCGGCCTCTAATACGGGAGTTAAATTAGCTCCAACCGTATAAAACGTAGTACCAGGCTCTGGCTGTGCAAATAAAAACACGAACGTTAGCAGGTAATACCAAAAGAAGGATTTAGGTAAGCTCCACTCACGCAGAGGTGGAAATGGTGCATAAGGTA
This window contains:
- the dnaB gene encoding replicative DNA helicase — its product is MSEEFTDRTPPQNIEAEQAVLGAIFLEGEALITASERLVPEDFYRVAHQRIFSVMLELAAKGEPVDLVTITDDLNQKQWLDEVGGIPYLTDLANAVPTAANVLYYTQIVEEKSLLRRLIRVATNITTEGYAGEDDVEAILGDAEKAILEVSQRKSSGEFVDIKEVLIEAFDKIELLQHTAGEVTGVPTGFSELDRMTAGFQKNDLIIVAARPSVGKTAFALNISQNVATKTDENVAIFSLEMGADQLVMRMLCAEGNINAQRLRTGQLEDEDWQRLTMAMGSLSKAGIYIDDTPGIKVKEIRAKCRKLRQERGLGMIMIDYLQLIQGDARSSEGRQQEVSEISRELKGLARELEVPVIALSQLSRGVESRQDKRPMMSDIRESGSIEQDADIVAFLYRDDYYDRESEKKDIIEIIIAKQRNGPVGTVELAFVKEYNKFVNLERRFDEGDIPPGA
- the rplI gene encoding 50S ribosomal protein L9, with the protein product MQVILLQDVKGQGKKGDVKNVPDGYARNFLFKNNLAVEANAGNMKSLEKKKESQEKQAEQELEGAKKYKEELEKLTIELTAKAGEGGRLFGAVTSKQIAEQLKKMDLKIDKRKIDLNEPIRALGYSNVDVKIHPKVTATLKVHVKEA
- a CDS encoding DHH family phosphoesterase, giving the protein MPKFLMKRWHGYHVVILFAIAFLVTGGLMSFDWRLGLAGFVALVAMLFFTVRARVQFERELSAYLSTLTYRVNKAGEEAVTKLPIGMLLYNEDLLIQWTNPYIQKMTESDLIGTSMDILSEELIDHVNEEKRSFLLHVRDENYRVIHEPNERLLYFLNVTEEQEFKDLFERDKTVIGVIYLDNYDEVTQGMDDQVRSKLLSHVTDALNQWSREHDILIRRTSSDKFLAVFNEDALASLESSRFTLLDEVRENTAAEKVALTLSIGIGSGETSLRELGALAQSSLDLALGRGGDQVAIKEKSGKVRFYGGKSNAMEKRTRVRARVISHAIRDFILESDKVFVMGHKNPDMDSIGAAIGMLKIAAANGKDSYIVLDSDDVNQSVHKLLKEIQEHDDLWSQFISPEEAREELTDDTLMVVVDTHRPSLVLDSKLVDKVDRTIVIDHHRRGEEFIDDAVLVYMEPYASSTAELVTELLEYQPNQPALDVLESTALLAGIIVDTKSFAIRTGSRTFDAASYLRSRGADTTLVQKLLKEDLDHYVKRSKLIEQAHVYSGGVAIARGYAGETYGQVLIAQAADTLLTMNDVVASFVISKIADGRLSISARSLGEVNVQLIMEKMGGGGHLTNAATQLDKMTEEEAEELLKEKIDEYFKGVE